The Fusobacterium pseudoperiodonticum DNA window ATTTGAACTTGTGACAACACGATTAAAAGTCGTGTGCTCTACCAACTGAGCTAATGACGCAAATGGGGTGACCGACGGGGATCGAACCCGCGACAACCAGTGCCACAAACTGGCGCTCTACCAACTGAACTACGGTCACCATTATAAGTTTTTTTGGAGCGGGAAACGAGGGTCGAACTCGCGACATTCAGCTTGGAAGGCTGACGCTCTACCAACTGAGCTATTCCCGCACTTCAATGGTCGGAATAGCAAGATTTGAACTTGCGGCCCCCTGCTCCCAAGGCAGGTGCGCTACCGGGCTGCGCTATATTCCGACTTATGTATTTGATACTTCGTTATTATAGCCCCTTTTTATGATAATGTCAAGAACTTTTTTTATTTTTTAAAAAATTTTTTTTATAAAAATAAGAATCAACTTCTCCTTCATAGAGAAGTCAATTCTTATTAAAAGATTTATCTAATTATTTAGAGAAAATATTCCTTTTTCTATTTCTTCAATTTCTCTTTTTATATCATCATTTAAAGTTCCTTGTTTATCTATAGAATCTCTAGCTAAATCCAGATATTTTTGAGCATTATCTTTGTCACCAAGTCCAAGATAACAATGAGCTAGCTCTAAATCTTCTCCATCTACAACATCATCTTCATCTAATGATAGTTGTCTTGACTCCAAAAGAACTTCTATAGCTTCTTCATATCTTTCTAAGCCTCTTAAACATCTACCTATAGAATATAGATACCAACTATCGTCATTTAAGTCATAAGCTTTTTTAAATGAATCTAGGGCTTCTTCATACCTTTTAAAATCTAATAAAATTGTTCCTCTCATCTCAAAAATCCAAGCATCATTTTGTCCCAATTCAAGAGCTTTATCAAAATGTTCTAGGGCTTCTTTTCTTGTTTCTAAATTATAACCTAACTGATAACCAATTTGTGAATATATCCATGCATCTTCTCTCCCTAGTTCTTTTGCTATATTTAGATATTTAAGAGCTTCTTCTGGATGGGGTTCTTCTAATCTTCCGTAATTCCAAGCTATTTCAGAATTTATAAAAATTCTTTGATTAATTCTATCTTCATCAACTAGAGCCAAAGACTTTTCTAATCTTTCAAGGGCTTCATGAGTTTTTCCACTTCTACCTAAGTTTAAAGCTATCTCTGTGTTAATCCATTCATCGTTTCTTCCTAGCTCTTCAGCTCTCAATAAAAATGGAAGGGCTTCTTCATAATTTTCTAAATTATCATAAATAGTAGCAACTTCTGATATTGCACCTATATCGTCTTTATCCAATTCATAAGCTACTAATGCATATTCAAGAGCTTTTTCATAATCTTCTAAATTTTCATAACACATTGCTAGTTCAAGATTTGTCCAAACATCATTTCTACCTTCTTCTTTAGATAACATAAGGTATTTAATGGCTTCTTCATAGTTTTCTAAGTTACGGTGACAACAACCAAGTTGACCATAAGTAAAAGCTAGGTCTTTATCTTTGTCTTCGTCATCTAAACTTAAAGCATATTCAAACTTTTCAATAGCTTCTTCATATTTATCCAAACCTGCTAAACAAGCTCCATATTCTATATTTATCCAAGCATCATTCCTACCAAGTCTCATTGCTTTTTTTATATATTTTACAGATTCACCATATAGTCCTAAAGCTCCATAATGCCAAGCTATTTCTGACATTATAAGCGGATCTTTTTTATCAAATTTTTCAGCTTGTAAATAGTATTTCAATGCTTCTTCATATTCATCTTTTGCCTTATAACAATGACCTATTTCAGCATTTATTACAGCATCATTTCTACCCCATTTTTTAGCTTTATTGAAGTCTTCTATAGCTTCATCATACATACCTAATTTTCTTTTACACCAACCAAGACGAGCATAGATATATGATATATCTTTATCATCATTTTCAGCTTCTACTTCTAAAGCATGATTTAATTTTTCAATTGCCTCTTCATATCTTCCAAGTTTTGACAGACAATATCCAAATTCAGTATTTGTCCAAGCATCATCTTGACCAAGTTCTTCAAGTCTTTCTAAATATTTCAAGGCTTCTTCATATCTATCTGTAATATCGTAAAGCCAAGCTATGTCTGACATTATAAATATATCATCTTCAGATAATTCAAGAGCTTTTAAATAATATTCTAAGGCTTCTTCATTTTTACCCAGATTTTTATAACATATTGCTATTCTTGTAAAAAGCCAATCGTCATTTCTACCTAAGTCTTCAGCCTTAAAACAATTTTCAAGTGCTTCTTCAAATTTTCCTTGTTCTGATAAACTGTATGCTAACTCTGAATATGCCCATTGATTATCTTTATTTCCAGCTAACTGATTTTTAAGTATTTCTTCAGCCTCTTCATATTTTCCATATCTATTATATGTCCAAGCTAAGAAAGAATCTGTTTCTATTCTTCCTTCTTCATCATAGGCATATTTTTTACTTTCAAGGGCATACTCTATAGACTTTTCTGAATTTCCATTTTCATTTTCAAGTTTTGCTAAATTTCTATATATTGTTATTAAAAAATCACAAGTGTCATTGTCATCAGGATCTAATTCATATGCTTTTAAAAAACATTTTTCTGCATTCACAAAATCTTCTAAGAAAAAATAAGAATAACCAGCTCTCCAATTCCAAAGAAGACTATGTCCTTCTTCGAATTCTATAGTTTTTAATATTTCTAAAGCTTTTTCATATTCTTCTATATTGTTGTAAGCTCTTCCTAATTCTCCCATTAATTCTGTATTTAATCTTTCTGCTGGTAATGATTCTATTAAGTCTATTATTTCTTGATATTTTTCCAAGTCATGTAATCTTTCAATTTTTCCTAATAATTCTTCTTTCAAATCCTCACCTCTTAGGTAATATTATAGTTCATCTATCATATCTTCTAATTGATCTAATTCTTCTTCATATTCATCTATGAATTCGTCAGCAACATTGTCTGCACCTTCTCTTGCAAGTTCTAAATATTTTTCAGCATTTTTCTTATCTTTTAATCCTATATAGCAATGAACAAGTTCCACATCTTCTCCATCTGTTACATCTCCTTCTTGTTCAGAGATTCTTCTTGATTGTAAAAGAACTTCTATTGCTTCTTCATATTTTTTTAGAGCTGCTAATGCTCTACCTCTATTATATAATTGTTCCCCATCTCCACTAAGAGCAAAAGCTTTTTGGAAAGTTTTTTCAGCTTTTTCATAATTCTCTGGCTTTAACATATAGATATTTCCTAAAGCTTCAAGAAGAACAGGATTTTTATCATCTATTTTAGCTTGTTCTTCAAAATACTTTAATGCCCCTTCTTCTCCTTTAGTAGTTTTTAGATTCTGGTAAAGGTGAAGATATATCCAGTCATCATTTCTTCCTAAATCTTTTGCTATATAGAAATATTTAAGTGCTTCTTCATTTTTTTCTTTCACACTATATAAGTATCCTAATTCAGAATAAATGAAAATCTTTTCATTAACCCTTTCATCACCATTTTCTGCTTCATCTGCTTCAATTAATTTTAATGATTTTTCTAATCTTTTTATAGCTTCTTCATATCTTTCAAGTCTTCCTAAACATTGACCTATTTCAGTGTTAAGCCATTCATCATCTCTACCTAATTTTTCAGCTTCCAATAAGTATTTTAAACCTTGTTCAAAATCTTCAAACTCATTACATGTCCAACCTGCTTCTGAATAAAGCCATATGTCTGCATTAAGAGTATCTTCTTCAGCTTTTCCTATGAACGATAAATATGTGTCAAGAGCATTTCCTAAATCTCCTAAGTACATGTAAGCTCTACCTAAAACATTGATTAATTCCATATCCATCTTATCAGCTGGTAACTTTTTAATTTCTTTTACAATCTTATCGTATTCCCCATTTTGTCCGAAACTATCAATTTTATCCCAAAATTTTTGATCCATAACTTTCACCTCTATTATTATTTTTTGTTTATTTTTATTTATAAAAAAGGTAGTATAATTAACCTATACTACCTTTATAAAAGATAACACAGGAATTAAATTTTGTCAATTATTTCTATTTTTTCTTAATTTCAAAATCTAATTCTAGTCTTTCTCCATATCTCAATTTGTTTCTCATACCTTGTACTACATCATCAAGCTCTGTCAATGCTCCCAAGATATTTTTTTCTTCTGGAGTTGATTCAATAACTTTATTGATTCCTCCATTTTTAATAACTATTCTTCTATCTCCCATAAGAGCAAGAATAGGATCATGTGTTGCCATTAAAACTATCTTATTATTTCCAACAAGTAAGTCTAAGGCTTTTTTTCTATCTATACCTGCATTTTCAATTTCATCTATAAGAACTATTGGTGATGTACTTAAAATTGCTGTATCTGATATCATCAATGCTCTTGATTGTCCTCCACTTAAACTTGTTATTGGAGTATCTATAGTAAATTTTTCTCCTGCAAGCTCATTGGCTTGATTAAATATTTTTTCTATTACACTTTCTCTATCTAAAACCAATCTACTTTCAGCATGTAGATCTATGAACTCTCTCACAGTTAAGTCCATTACAAAGTTCATATTTTGAGAAAGTTGTGCAACTAATTTATAACTGGGAGAAAATCTTTTTTTAGCATCCATCAGTTCTCCATTTACAAGAACTGTTCTTTTTGTTGGAGTATCTCCTTGAGCTCCCCATTCTATATCTGCAAGTAGTCTACTTTTTCCTGAACCTGTAGGTCCTACTATTGCAACAATTTCTCCTGATTTTATTACTAATTCTTCATAGCCTTCTTTTTCACCTTTTTTGTTATATCCTGGAAGTAACGTTATGCTTTCAACTTTTTGCTCAGTAACTCCAAGTATATCAAGAAGGTCGAAGTCCATTTCATCTAATTCATTATTATCTATACTCATTTCCTCTCCTTAATGCTATATAATAAAAAACAGTTCATTGCTAGCTAAATTTCTTAACGATAAAAAATCAAGAATTCGCTGTAAATTCGACCAACTCGCTAACAAGTTAGCTCAAACATGTCGAGATTTACTCGGCTCATTCTATTTGATTTTTTATCTAAAATTTAGATGCAAATTCACTTGTTTTTTATTTATATTTCAAGATTCGTCAATATTAATTATTTTCTTCAAAATTGATTTTTCTGATATTTCCAAGTTGGTATTCATTTCCTATTCTAGTTTCCCCTAAGCAATATGAACATACTGCTGATGGTAATGGGAATCTCAATTTTCTTTCCAATACTGTATCTATTTCTTCATTTTTATCCATTATTAAAGAACCAAATTCATAAGTTCCTTGTCCTGTTAAACCATTTATATGGATAATAGCTGCCTTAGGGTTTACAGTTTGCACTCTTGAGGCAAAAACTTCTCTTTCTGCTTGAGATACTATATCTCCCTTTGTAATAACAACTATATCTGCTAGTTTAAGCATAGGCCCTATTTTTTTAGGAGTATTTATTCCACTTAGGTTATCTATTACACACACTGCCTTAATATCTTTTAAATAAGGCGAACATCTATTACATAGTCCAGCACTTTCTGTGATTAATAAGTCCACACCATTAGCTTGTCCCCATTGCACAACTTCTTCTATATTACTTGCAAAAAAGTGGTCTGGGCAAACTGAACCTGATAATCCTTTTTTTACAAGTATTCCTGCTTTTTCATATAAAACATCATCATCTGTGTAAAGACAGTCAAACTTAACTATACCAACTTTAATATTTTGTGCCTTTAAACTTTCTATTGTTTTGATAATAAGTGAAGTCTTTCCAGATGAAGGTGGTCCTGATACTGTTATAAGTTTCATTATTCAGCTGCTCCTTCCTTAAATGTTTCTTCACATTTTTTAATTAATTCTCCCATATCATTTGAGTAGATAAAGTCCCAACCAACCCAAAGCATAGGTCTACCATTTACAGGATTTTTTACTTCTGGGTGTACACTTGGGAATAGTCCTTGATTAGCTAGAGTATCTCCAACTGCTTTTCCACTCATAAATTTAATAACTTTTTCTAATTCTTTTGCCTTTGAAGCCTTAGTCAACATAAATATTGGAGATATGATTGCTCCTTCTTTTGGCCATATAACTTCTTTTGGTCCTTTTTCTGGTACCATTTTAGAGAAGAAATAAGGCATTATTGTTACAACAGGCTCTTTTGCTTCAACCATTTGAGCTGGGTGTAAGTTAGAAAGTAAAGAATGTCCTAAACTTTTTACACCTTCAAAACCATATAGTTTATAGATATGAATTAAGATTGAGTTGAATAAGTCAAAGTCTGCTATAGGTAATGAAACAGATTTTGCAAATTCAGGTTTTAATAAATCTCCCCAAGATCTAGGAACTTCTCTACCATTTAAAGCTGCTTTATTAACGATAAATATAGCAGGGACAACTCCTATCATAGAATAATCTCCATGTGGATCTTTTAAGTGAATATTTTCATTATCAAAATCTGTATTATATTTTTCAATACCTGTCATATCTTTAAATATACCTTGTTCTTTGAATTTCCCCATTAAGTCTTTATCAAAGAATAAGTCGAAACCAGCTGAGATAAACATATCTGCTAATTTATCTATATCATTTTTATCTATTACTTCATCTTTTATCCAACCAAGTCCTGAATAAGCAGCTTTTAATTCATATTTAACTTTTATATCTTTATTATCTGCTAAATATTTTTCAAAACCTTCTAATAAAGGAATTCTAACTGGGCAAGGTAAAAGTCCCATAAGTGATGCTTCTTTAACTCCTTCATCTTCTCTTTCAACAGAAGCTATTGCTTGTTGTAACATTGGAATAAAAGCATCCACATCTTCTTTTTTAATCATCATTGCTTTTTCCAAAGTGATTCCTTGTTCTTCTAACTTTTGTAAAACTGCAGGATTATCTAATCCTTTGAATCCAATATTTGTAAAAACAGGAATTGTTTCTGGATATTTTTCCACTATTGATTTTATTGACATTGATTTACTAATATACATATTAACCTCTCCTTTTATATATAAACTCTTCTTAATGTTCTTTATTATTTTAGTAAATTATACTCTCTTTGTAAACTATTTTCTGTAACATTTGTTACAAAATATAAAAAAAATAAGAATCAACTTCTTTTTGTAAAGAAATTAATTCTTATTTAAATGTTTAGTTAATTATCTAGAGAAAGTATTCCTTTTTCTATTTCTTTAATTTTAGCTTCTATAGTATCATTTTCAGCTCCACGCTCAGTTATAGACTCTCTAGCTAAATCTAAATATTTTTGTGCATTTTCTTTATCACCTATTCCTATATAGCAATAAGCAAGTTCAAAATCTTCTCCATCTACTACATCTTCCTCAGCTAATGATATCTGTCTTGATTTTAAAAGAATTTCTATAGCTTCTTCATATCTTTCTAAGCCTCTTAAGCATCTACCCATAGCATATAGATACCAACCATTATTACTTGAATCATAGGCATTTTTAAATGAATCTAAGGCTTCTTCATATTTTTCTAAATCTAATAATATTACTCCTTTTGTTTCAAAAATCCAAGTATCATTTCCTCCTAATTCTATAGCTTTATCAAAATATTCTAAAGCTTCATTTTTTGTTTCAGAACTATAACCTAATTGATATCCAATTTGTGAATACAACCAAGCATCTTCTCTTCCTAAATCTTTTGCTATATTTAAATATTTAAGTGCTTCTTCTGGATATGGTTCCTCTAATTTTCCATAGTACCAACCTAGTTCAGAATTTATAAAAATTCTTTGATTAATGTCATTTTGATCAACCATAGTCAAAGACTTTTTCAATTTTTCAATTGCTTCTTTTACATTTCCACTTCTACCTAAGCTCACAGCTATTTCAGTATTAATTCCTTCATCATTTCTTCCTAATTCTTGAGCTTTTAATAAAAATGGAAGTGCATCTTCATATTTACCCATATAATTATAAAGCCAACCAATTTCTGATAATACATTCACTTCATCTTTATCCAATTCATAAGATATTAATGCATATTCAAGGGCTTTTTCATAGTCATTTAAATTTTCATAACAAATTGCTATTTCAAAATTTATCCAAGCATCATTTCTTCCTTCTTCTTGAGATTTTATATGATATCCAAGAGCCTTTTCATAATCTCCTAATAGACGATAGCACCAACCAAGTTGACTATAGGCAAAAGCTAAATCTTTTTCTTCATCTAAACTTAAAGCATACTCTAATTTTTCTATAGCTTCTTGAAATCTATTTGAATTTGCTAAACAAGCTCCATATTGTATATTTATCCAAGCATCATTTCTTCCAAGTTTTACTGCTCTTTCTGTATATTTTAGACCTTCCTTATATTCTCCTAAAATACTATATACCCAAGCTATTTCTGATACAAGATCAAGATCATTTTTATCATATTTTTCAGCTAACAAATAGAATTCCAAAGCTTTTTTTAAATCAGATTTTTTCTTGTAACAATATCCGATTTCATCATTTATCCAAGCACTATCTCTACCATTTTCTTTAGATTGAATATAATGTTCAAGTGCCTTATCATAATCCTCTAATTGACGGTAACTCCAACCAAGTAAGCTGTGAATATGTGCTATATCTTTTTCCTCATCTTCCACTTCTAAGGCATGATTTAATTTTTTAATAGCCTCTTCATGTCTTTCAAGTCTTGATAGACAATATCCAAACTCACCATTTGTCCAAGCATCATCTTGACCAAGTTCCTCAAGTTTTTCTAAGTATTTTAATCCTTCTTCATATTTTCCTAAAACATTGTAAAGCCAAGCTATGTCTGATATTGAATAAGTATCTTCTTCATCTAGTTCAACAGCCTTTAAATAATATTCTAAGGCTTCTTCATTTTTACCCAGATTTTTATAGCATATTCCTATCTTTTGATAAAGCCAATCATCAGCATAATTTAATTTTTCTAGTTTTAAAAAATATTCTAATGCTTCTTCATATCTTTCTTGTTTAAATAAACTATAGCCTAACTCATAATTCCCTTCTACGTCTCTTTTATTTTTTGCTAAGATAGGTCTAAGTATTTCTTCAGCCTCTGTATATCTCATATGTCTGTTATATAAGCTAGCTAGAAATATTTCTGTATCTATTTTATTTCCTCTAGTTTTAGCATATTTTTTAGCTTCAAAAGCATATTCTATAGCTTTTTCTGAATTTCCATTTTCCTCTTCAATTTCTCCTAAGGCTATATATGTCCCCACTAAGAAATCACAAGCCTTTTCATCATCTGGTTCTTGCTCACACACCTTTAAAAAATGCTTTTCTGCCTTTGTATAATCTTCTAAGAAAAAGTAAGAATATCCTATTCTCCAATTCCAAAGTGCAGTATCTCCTACTTCATTTTCTATACTTTTTAATATTTCTAAACCTTTTTCATATTCTTCTATGTTATTGTAGGCTCTTCCTAATTCTCCCATTAATTCTGTATTTAATTGTTCAGCTGGTAAAGCTTCTATTAAGTCTATTATTTCTTGATATTTTTCCATTTCATTTAAGCTTTCAATTTTTTCTAATAATTTTTCTTTCAAAATCTTCACCTCTTATATTTTAATTTTTTCTTATATATCATAACATTTTTATATATTTTTTTATGTAACATATGTTACAAATAAAAAAACTGTTGCAATGATTAAATTTTTGCAACAGCTATTTTTATTAAATGTGTTAGAACACTCTCGACTCTAGCACTCGTAGGGTGTTAGTCGTGAGTAGTTCACTTAGTTGAAAAGTGTATCTAAAGAAGATATTTCTTTTTCTATTTCTTCGATTTTTTCTTTCATATAATCATTTAAAAGTCCACGCTCAGTGATGGAGTCTCTAGCTGAGTCTAAATATTTTTGAGCATTTTCTTTATCACCTATTCCAACATAGCAAGAAGCAAGTTCAAAATCTTCTCCATCTACTACATCTTCTTCATCTAATGATATCTGTCTTGATTTTAAAAGAACCTCTATAGCTTCTTCATATCTTTCCAAGCCTCTTAAACATCTTCCCATACAATATAGGTACCAACCATCATTATTCAAATCATAAGCATTTTTAAATGATTCTAAAGCTTCTTGATATCTTTTTAAATCTAGTAAAACTGCTCCTCTAACCTCGAAAATCCAAGCATCATTTCTTCCTAATTCTATAGCTCTATCAAAATGTTCTAATGATTCTTTTCTTGCTTCAGGATTATAGCCTAATTGATATCCAATTTCTGAATGTATCCACTCATCATCTCTTCCTAATTCTTTTGCTATATTTAAATATTTAAGTCCTTCTTCTGGTTCTGGATTTTCTAATTTTCCATAGTACCAACCTAGTTCAGAATTTATAAGGATTTTTCTATTTATATCAGCTTCATCAACCATAGTCAAAGACTCTTTCAATTTTTCAATTCCTTCACTAAGCTTTCCACTTCTACCTAAGTTCATAGCTATTTCAGTTTTGATCCATTCATCATCTCTTCCTAATTCTTCAGCTCTCAATAAAAATGGAAGTCCTTCTTCATAGTTGTCCATACAATCATAGATCCAAGCAACTTCTGATAATATACGTATATTATCTCTATCTAAATCATAAGCTATTAAGGCATAGTCAAGTGCTTTTTCATAATTATCTAAATTTTCATAGCATATTGCTATTTCTATATTTGTCCAAGAATCGTTTCTTCCTTCTTCTTTAGCTTTAAGTTGATATTCTAGTGCTTTTTCATAATTTTCTAATTGATGGTAACACCAACCAAGTTGACCATAGATAAAAGCTAAGTCCTTTTCTTCATCTTTTAAACTTAAAGCATAGTCAAACTTTTCTATGGCTTCTTCATATTTTTCTAAACCTGCTAAACAAGCTCCATATTCTACATTTATCCAAGAGTCATTTCTTCCAAGTTTCATTGCTTTTTTTATATATTTTAGCCCTTCATCATATTGTCCTAAACTATCATAAAACCAAGCTATATCTGATATAATATAAGGATTTTTTTTGTCAAATTTTTCAGCTTGTAAGTTACACTCCAATGCCTTTTTTATATCATCTTTTAATCTATAGCAATTTCCTAACTCTACATTTATCCAAGCATCATTTCTACCCCATTTTTTAGCTTGATTGAAAGCTTCTATAGCTTCATCATACTCTTCTAATTGTTTTTTACAAAATCCAAGTTGACTGTAAATATATGACATATCTTTATCTTCTTCATCTGCTTCTAAAGCACGATTGATTTTTTCAAGAGCCTCTTCATATCTTTTAAGTCTTGATAGACAAAATCCAAATTCAGTATTTGTCCAAGAATCATCTTGACCAAGTTCTTCAAGTCTTTCTAAATATTTCAATGCTTCTTCATATTTCCCAAAAGAATCATAAAGCCAAGCTATCTCTGATAGTGAATACGTATCTTCTTCATCAAGTTCAACTGCTTTTAAATAATATTTTAGAGCATCTTCTCTGTTATCTAAATTCTTGTAGCATATTCCTATTTGTCTGTAAGTCCAAGCATCTGCTTTATTTAATTTCTCTAGAGCAGAAAAATATTCCAATGCCTCTTCACATTTTCCTTGTGCTGATAAACAGTAAGCTAACTCTGAAAGAGTCCATTCGTCTTCTTTATTTTCAGCTAACTGATTTCTAAGTATTTCTTCAGCCTCTGTATATTTTCCATATCTGTCATATAACCAAGCTAGGAAAAAATCAGCTTCTATTCTTCCTTCTTCATCATAGACATATTTTTTACTTTCAAGGGCATACTCTATAGCCTTTTCTGAATTTCCATTTTTATTTTCAAGTTTTGCTAAATTTCTATATATTGTTATTAAAAAATCAGAAGTGTCGTTGTCATCAGGATCTAATTCGTATGCTTTTAAGAAACATTTTTCTGCATTCACAAAATCATCTAAGAAAAAATAAGAATAGCCCGCTCTCCAATTCCAAATTAAACTATGTCCTTCTTCAAATTCTATAGTTTTTAATAGCTCTAAACCTTTTGCATAATTTTCTACATTGTTGTAGGCTCTTGCTAATTGCCCTATTAATTCCGTATTTAATTGTTCAGCTGGTAAAGCTTCTATTGTATCTATTATTTCTTGATACTTTTCTAACTCATGTAATTTTTCAATTTTTTCTAATAATTCTTTTTTCAAAATCTTCACCTCTTATATTTTTACTTTTCTTATCTATTATATCATTAATATATTTTTTTATATAATATTGTATTGTTGCAAAATAAAAATAGGAACAAAAGAAAAACACTAGCTATCGCAGTTGCTAGTGTTTTTGTAATTCCTATTTTCTTATTAATCGCGATATATTGCTATATCTTTTAACTTATTATAACTTTTTTTTTTAAGAATGTCAACAATTCATGCTATAATATCTTGTAATTCCCTAGACAATCCCATTAACCTTTTCAAAAGGAGGTAAAAAGATTGAAT harbors:
- a CDS encoding tetratricopeptide repeat protein, with amino-acid sequence MDQKFWDKIDSFGQNGEYDKIVKEIKKLPADKMDMELINVLGRAYMYLGDLGNALDTYLSFIGKAEEDTLNADIWLYSEAGWTCNEFEDFEQGLKYLLEAEKLGRDDEWLNTEIGQCLGRLERYEEAIKRLEKSLKLIEADEAENGDERVNEKIFIYSELGYLYSVKEKNEEALKYFYIAKDLGRNDDWIYLHLYQNLKTTKGEEGALKYFEEQAKIDDKNPVLLEALGNIYMLKPENYEKAEKTFQKAFALSGDGEQLYNRGRALAALKKYEEAIEVLLQSRRISEQEGDVTDGEDVELVHCYIGLKDKKNAEKYLELAREGADNVADEFIDEYEEELDQLEDMIDEL
- a CDS encoding ATP-binding cassette domain-containing protein is translated as MSIDNNELDEMDFDLLDILGVTEQKVESITLLPGYNKKGEKEGYEELVIKSGEIVAIVGPTGSGKSRLLADIEWGAQGDTPTKRTVLVNGELMDAKKRFSPSYKLVAQLSQNMNFVMDLTVREFIDLHAESRLVLDRESVIEKIFNQANELAGEKFTIDTPITSLSGGQSRALMISDTAILSTSPIVLIDEIENAGIDRKKALDLLVGNNKIVLMATHDPILALMGDRRIVIKNGGINKVIESTPEEKNILGALTELDDVVQGMRNKLRYGERLELDFEIKKK
- a CDS encoding GTP-binding protein; amino-acid sequence: MKLITVSGPPSSGKTSLIIKTIESLKAQNIKVGIVKFDCLYTDDDVLYEKAGILVKKGLSGSVCPDHFFASNIEEVVQWGQANGVDLLITESAGLCNRCSPYLKDIKAVCVIDNLSGINTPKKIGPMLKLADIVVITKGDIVSQAEREVFASRVQTVNPKAAIIHINGLTGQGTYEFGSLIMDKNEEIDTVLERKLRFPLPSAVCSYCLGETRIGNEYQLGNIRKINFEENN
- a CDS encoding tetratricopeptide repeat protein produces the protein MKEKLLEKIESLNEMEKYQEIIDLIEALPAEQLNTELMGELGRAYNNIEEYEKGLEILKSIENEVGDTALWNWRIGYSYFFLEDYTKAEKHFLKVCEQEPDDEKACDFLVGTYIALGEIEEENGNSEKAIEYAFEAKKYAKTRGNKIDTEIFLASLYNRHMRYTEAEEILRPILAKNKRDVEGNYELGYSLFKQERYEEALEYFLKLEKLNYADDWLYQKIGICYKNLGKNEEALEYYLKAVELDEEDTYSISDIAWLYNVLGKYEEGLKYLEKLEELGQDDAWTNGEFGYCLSRLERHEEAIKKLNHALEVEDEEKDIAHIHSLLGWSYRQLEDYDKALEHYIQSKENGRDSAWINDEIGYCYKKKSDLKKALEFYLLAEKYDKNDLDLVSEIAWVYSILGEYKEGLKYTERAVKLGRNDAWINIQYGACLANSNRFQEAIEKLEYALSLDEEKDLAFAYSQLGWCYRLLGDYEKALGYHIKSQEEGRNDAWINFEIAICYENLNDYEKALEYALISYELDKDEVNVLSEIGWLYNYMGKYEDALPFLLKAQELGRNDEGINTEIAVSLGRSGNVKEAIEKLKKSLTMVDQNDINQRIFINSELGWYYGKLEEPYPEEALKYLNIAKDLGREDAWLYSQIGYQLGYSSETKNEALEYFDKAIELGGNDTWIFETKGVILLDLEKYEEALDSFKNAYDSSNNGWYLYAMGRCLRGLERYEEAIEILLKSRQISLAEEDVVDGEDFELAYCYIGIGDKENAQKYLDLARESITERGAENDTIEAKIKEIEKGILSLDN
- a CDS encoding ABC transporter substrate-binding protein: MYISKSMSIKSIVEKYPETIPVFTNIGFKGLDNPAVLQKLEEQGITLEKAMMIKKEDVDAFIPMLQQAIASVEREDEGVKEASLMGLLPCPVRIPLLEGFEKYLADNKDIKVKYELKAAYSGLGWIKDEVIDKNDIDKLADMFISAGFDLFFDKDLMGKFKEQGIFKDMTGIEKYNTDFDNENIHLKDPHGDYSMIGVVPAIFIVNKAALNGREVPRSWGDLLKPEFAKSVSLPIADFDLFNSILIHIYKLYGFEGVKSLGHSLLSNLHPAQMVEAKEPVVTIMPYFFSKMVPEKGPKEVIWPKEGAIISPIFMLTKASKAKELEKVIKFMSGKAVGDTLANQGLFPSVHPEVKNPVNGRPMLWVGWDFIYSNDMGELIKKCEETFKEGAAE
- a CDS encoding tetratricopeptide repeat protein, whose translation is MKEELLGKIERLHDLEKYQEIIDLIESLPAERLNTELMGELGRAYNNIEEYEKALEILKTIEFEEGHSLLWNWRAGYSYFFLEDFVNAEKCFLKAYELDPDDNDTCDFLITIYRNLAKLENENGNSEKSIEYALESKKYAYDEEGRIETDSFLAWTYNRYGKYEEAEEILKNQLAGNKDNQWAYSELAYSLSEQGKFEEALENCFKAEDLGRNDDWLFTRIAICYKNLGKNEEALEYYLKALELSEDDIFIMSDIAWLYDITDRYEEALKYLERLEELGQDDAWTNTEFGYCLSKLGRYEEAIEKLNHALEVEAENDDKDISYIYARLGWCKRKLGMYDEAIEDFNKAKKWGRNDAVINAEIGHCYKAKDEYEEALKYYLQAEKFDKKDPLIMSEIAWHYGALGLYGESVKYIKKAMRLGRNDAWINIEYGACLAGLDKYEEAIEKFEYALSLDDEDKDKDLAFTYGQLGCCHRNLENYEEAIKYLMLSKEEGRNDVWTNLELAMCYENLEDYEKALEYALVAYELDKDDIGAISEVATIYDNLENYEEALPFLLRAEELGRNDEWINTEIALNLGRSGKTHEALERLEKSLALVDEDRINQRIFINSEIAWNYGRLEEPHPEEALKYLNIAKELGREDAWIYSQIGYQLGYNLETRKEALEHFDKALELGQNDAWIFEMRGTILLDFKRYEEALDSFKKAYDLNDDSWYLYSIGRCLRGLERYEEAIEVLLESRQLSLDEDDVVDGEDLELAHCYLGLGDKDNAQKYLDLARDSIDKQGTLNDDIKREIEEIEKGIFSLNN